A single region of the Streptomyces sp. NBC_00236 genome encodes:
- the bldC gene encoding developmental transcriptional regulator BldC, whose product MTARTPDAEPLLTPAEVATMFRVDPKTVTRWAKAGKLTSIRTLGGHRRYREAEVRALLAGIPQQRSEA is encoded by the coding sequence ATGACCGCTCGCACCCCTGATGCCGAGCCGCTGCTGACCCCGGCTGAGGTTGCCACGATGTTCCGCGTGGACCCGAAGACGGTTACCCGTTGGGCCAAGGCAGGCAAGCTCACGTCCATCCGCACGCTCGGTGGACATCGCCGGTACCGCGAGGCAGAGGTCCGCGCACTGCTTGCGGGTATTCCGCAGCAGCGCAGCGAGGCCTGA
- a CDS encoding DUF6274 family protein yields MAASTSENLPQDRSGAREPVLAQPSGTAPPPVRRRTPRHEIRALLRAHLAAASGYRHLTRHCAVCARLLRLAMEPLTASGATETASVALGDPEQPEGPQAALTDPGIREPARTGPTGPGPAGTAPATSTGPGPAGTAPAPPADPGPPGATPSAVAPPEPPPEQTGGHVMASEAREQTAQPVTGPRSTPSPSEGPASAHSAAPDTGPHALARRPASARMTTRLVLAHGSASPDGADAGPDGGHPGPGGRRGTEWAGDESPPAA; encoded by the coding sequence ATGGCGGCATCCACGAGCGAGAACCTGCCTCAGGACCGGTCCGGTGCCCGCGAGCCGGTCCTGGCACAGCCCTCGGGCACCGCCCCGCCGCCGGTGCGCCGCAGGACGCCCCGGCACGAGATCCGGGCGCTGCTGCGCGCCCACCTGGCGGCGGCCTCGGGCTATCGCCACCTCACCCGGCACTGCGCGGTCTGCGCACGGTTACTGAGGCTCGCCATGGAGCCCCTGACGGCCTCCGGGGCGACGGAAACGGCCTCGGTGGCCTTGGGCGACCCCGAGCAGCCCGAGGGACCCCAGGCGGCCCTCACGGACCCCGGAATACGCGAGCCCGCCCGGACCGGCCCGACCGGCCCCGGACCGGCAGGAACGGCGCCCGCGACCTCGACCGGCCCCGGACCGGCAGGAACGGCGCCCGCGCCCCCGGCAGACCCTGGACCGCCCGGAGCGACCCCGTCGGCGGTGGCGCCCCCGGAACCGCCACCGGAACAGACCGGAGGGCATGTGATGGCTTCCGAAGCGCGGGAACAGACCGCGCAGCCCGTGACGGGACCCAGGTCGACTCCGTCACCCTCGGAGGGGCCGGCGTCGGCCCACTCCGCGGCTCCGGACACCGGCCCTCACGCCCTCGCGAGGCGGCCCGCCTCCGCCCGGATGACCACGCGACTCGTCCTCGCGCACGGCTCGGCGTCGCCCGATGGCGCCGACGCGGGCCCGGACGGTGGCCATCCGGGCCCCGGCGGGCGGCGCGGCACCGAGTGGGCGGGGGACGAAAGTCCTCCCGCCGCGTGA
- the hrpA gene encoding ATP-dependent RNA helicase HrpA: MSTSFADLQSQLGQLSLRDAHRLGRRLEGARRIRKPEAQQAVLDEIAAQATKAAGRLALRAGRMPALSYPEQLPVSQKKDEILEAIRDHQVVIVAGETGSGKTTQIPKICMELGRGVRGMIGHTQPRRIAARTVAERIAEELKTPLGEAVGWKVRFTDQVNQDATFVKLMTDGILLAEIQTDRELLAYDTIIIDEAHERSLNIDFLLGYLARLLPKRPDLKVVITSATIDPERFARHFGEAPIVEVSGRTYPVEVRYRPLLEEDSEDSDRDQITAICDAVDELQNEGPGDVLVFLSGEREIRDTADALGKRNLRHTEVLPLYARLSHAEQHRVFQRHTGRRVVLATNVAETSLTVPGIKYVIDPGNARISRYSHRTKVQRLPIERISQASANQRKGRCGRTSDGICIRLYSEDDFVTRPEFTDPEILRTNLASVILQMTAAGLGDIEKFPFIDPPDHRNIRDGVQLLQELGALDPEEKDPKKRLTPLGRKLSQLPVDPRLARMVIEADRNGCVREVMVIASALSIQDPRERPSEKQTQADQQHARFKDETSDFLAFLNLWRYIREQQKERGSSSFRRMCKQEYLNFLRIREWQDIYAQLRTVAKQMGIELNEDDAPEQSVHTSLLAGLLSHIGLKDTEKNEYLGARSAKFAIFPGSALFKKQPRFVMSAELVETSRLWARVNARVEPEWIEPLAQHLLKRTYSEPHWEKDQAAVMAYERVTLYGVPIVAQRKVNFGRIDQEASRDLFIRNALVEGDWRTHHQFFHDNRKLLGEVEELEHRARRRDILVDDETLFDFYDQRIPEHVVSGAHFDSWWKHKRKDEPDALDFERSMLINEKAGAVTKDDYPDSWRQGKLKFRVTYQFEPGADADGVTVHIPLQVLNQVTSEGFDWQIPGLREEVVTELIRSLPKPIRRHYVPAPNYADKFLDRAVPLQEPLPFTLARELQRMVGVPVTADDFDLSRVPDHLKITFRVVDERRRKVAEDKDLEALRVQLRPKARQALSKAAAATAGPSGESIERSNLTDWTIGTLDRVFETRRAGQPVKAFPALVDQGDTVAVRLFDTEAEQQQAMWRGTRKLIMLNIPVNPAKFASDKLTNQQKLALSRNPHGSIQALFDDCATAAADRLIAAHGGPAWDEASFRKLYDKVRADLVDLTVRTIGQVQQILAAWQACERRLKSTNSLVLINNVTDVRDHLARLVPSGFVTLTGLRRLPDLMRYLVAEDRRLQQMPTNVQRDTTRMEKVHEMQDEYAWLLEQLPQGRPVPQEVLDIRWMIEELRVSYFAHALGTAFPVSDKRIVKAIDAAAP; encoded by the coding sequence ATGTCTACTTCCTTTGCCGATCTCCAGTCCCAGCTCGGGCAGCTCTCGCTCCGCGACGCGCACCGGCTCGGCCGCCGCCTCGAAGGCGCGCGCCGCATTCGCAAGCCCGAGGCCCAGCAGGCCGTGCTGGACGAGATCGCGGCCCAGGCCACGAAGGCAGCCGGGCGGCTCGCGCTGCGGGCCGGGCGGATGCCTGCCCTGTCGTACCCCGAACAGCTGCCGGTCAGCCAGAAGAAGGACGAGATCCTGGAGGCGATACGCGACCACCAGGTCGTGATCGTCGCCGGTGAGACCGGCTCCGGCAAGACCACCCAGATCCCCAAGATCTGCATGGAGCTGGGCCGTGGCGTCCGCGGCATGATCGGACACACCCAGCCGCGCCGGATCGCGGCGCGCACGGTGGCCGAGCGGATCGCCGAGGAGCTGAAGACCCCGCTGGGCGAGGCGGTGGGCTGGAAGGTCCGCTTCACCGACCAGGTCAACCAGGACGCGACCTTCGTCAAGCTGATGACGGACGGCATCCTGCTCGCCGAGATCCAGACGGACCGCGAACTGCTCGCGTACGACACGATCATCATCGACGAGGCCCACGAGCGGTCGCTGAACATCGACTTCCTGCTCGGCTATCTGGCCCGGCTGCTGCCCAAGCGCCCCGATCTGAAGGTCGTCATCACCTCGGCGACCATCGACCCGGAGCGCTTCGCCCGGCACTTCGGCGAGGCCCCGATCGTCGAGGTCAGCGGGCGTACGTACCCCGTGGAAGTGCGGTACCGGCCGCTCCTGGAGGAGGACAGCGAGGACTCCGACCGCGACCAGATCACCGCGATCTGCGACGCCGTCGACGAGCTCCAGAACGAAGGTCCCGGCGACGTCCTGGTCTTCCTCTCCGGCGAGCGCGAGATCCGCGACACCGCGGACGCGCTGGGCAAACGCAACCTCAGACACACCGAGGTGCTCCCTCTCTACGCACGCCTGTCGCACGCCGAGCAGCACCGCGTGTTCCAGCGCCACACCGGCCGCAGGGTCGTCCTCGCGACGAACGTCGCCGAGACCTCGCTGACCGTTCCCGGCATCAAGTACGTGATCGACCCGGGCAACGCCCGTATCTCCCGCTACAGCCACCGCACCAAGGTCCAGCGGCTGCCGATCGAGCGGATCTCGCAGGCCAGCGCCAACCAGCGCAAGGGCCGCTGCGGCCGTACGTCGGACGGCATCTGCATCCGGCTGTACTCCGAGGACGACTTCGTCACGCGCCCGGAGTTCACGGACCCGGAGATCCTCCGTACGAACCTGGCCTCCGTCATCCTCCAGATGACCGCGGCCGGTCTCGGCGACATCGAGAAGTTCCCCTTCATCGACCCGCCGGACCACCGCAACATCCGCGACGGCGTGCAGCTCCTCCAGGAGCTGGGCGCGCTGGATCCGGAGGAGAAGGATCCGAAGAAGCGGCTGACTCCGCTGGGGCGCAAGCTCTCGCAGCTGCCGGTGGATCCGCGCCTCGCCCGCATGGTCATCGAAGCCGACCGGAACGGCTGTGTCCGCGAGGTCATGGTCATCGCCTCCGCGCTCTCCATCCAGGACCCGCGCGAGCGGCCGTCCGAGAAGCAGACGCAGGCCGACCAGCAGCACGCCCGGTTCAAGGACGAGACGTCCGACTTCCTGGCGTTCCTGAACCTGTGGCGCTACATCCGCGAGCAGCAGAAGGAGCGCGGGTCCTCCAGCTTCCGCCGGATGTGCAAGCAGGAGTATCTGAACTTCCTGCGCATCCGCGAATGGCAGGACATCTACGCGCAGCTGCGTACGGTCGCCAAGCAGATGGGCATCGAGCTCAATGAGGACGACGCCCCCGAACAGTCGGTGCACACCTCGCTGCTCGCCGGCCTGCTCTCGCACATCGGGCTGAAGGACACCGAGAAGAACGAGTACCTGGGCGCCCGCAGCGCCAAGTTCGCGATCTTCCCGGGGTCGGCGCTCTTCAAGAAGCAGCCGCGGTTCGTGATGTCGGCCGAGCTGGTCGAGACGTCCCGGCTCTGGGCGCGGGTCAACGCCCGGGTCGAGCCCGAGTGGATCGAACCGCTGGCCCAGCACCTGCTGAAGCGCACCTACAGCGAGCCGCACTGGGAGAAGGACCAGGCGGCGGTGATGGCGTACGAGCGGGTCACGCTGTACGGCGTGCCCATCGTGGCCCAGCGCAAGGTCAATTTCGGCCGGATCGACCAGGAGGCCTCGCGGGATCTCTTCATCCGCAACGCCCTGGTCGAGGGCGACTGGCGCACGCACCACCAGTTCTTCCACGACAACCGCAAACTCCTCGGCGAGGTCGAGGAGTTGGAGCACCGCGCCCGGCGCCGCGACATCCTCGTGGACGACGAGACCCTGTTCGACTTCTACGACCAGCGGATCCCCGAGCACGTCGTCTCCGGCGCGCACTTCGACTCGTGGTGGAAGCACAAGCGCAAGGACGAGCCGGACGCGCTGGACTTCGAGCGCTCCATGCTCATCAACGAGAAGGCCGGGGCCGTCACCAAGGACGACTACCCGGACTCCTGGCGGCAGGGCAAGCTCAAGTTCCGTGTGACGTACCAGTTCGAGCCCGGCGCGGACGCCGACGGTGTCACCGTCCACATCCCGCTCCAGGTGCTCAACCAGGTCACGTCCGAGGGCTTCGACTGGCAGATCCCGGGCCTGCGCGAGGAAGTGGTCACCGAGCTGATCCGCTCGCTGCCCAAACCCATCCGCCGGCACTACGTCCCCGCGCCGAACTACGCGGACAAGTTCCTGGACCGGGCCGTGCCCCTCCAGGAGCCACTGCCCTTCACCCTGGCCCGTGAGCTCCAGCGGATGGTCGGGGTCCCGGTCACCGCGGACGACTTCGACCTGAGCCGGGTCCCGGACCACCTGAAGATCACCTTCCGGGTCGTCGACGAGCGGCGCCGCAAGGTCGCCGAGGACAAGGACCTGGAGGCGCTGCGCGTCCAGCTGCGCCCCAAGGCCCGTCAGGCCCTCTCCAAGGCCGCTGCGGCGACCGCGGGGCCGTCCGGGGAGTCCATCGAGCGCTCGAACCTCACGGACTGGACGATCGGCACGCTGGACCGGGTCTTCGAGACGCGGCGGGCGGGGCAGCCGGTCAAGGCCTTCCCGGCCCTGGTCGACCAGGGCGACACCGTGGCCGTACGGCTCTTCGACACCGAGGCCGAGCAGCAGCAGGCGATGTGGCGCGGCACCCGGAAGCTGATCATGCTGAACATCCCGGTGAACCCCGCGAAGTTCGCCTCGGACAAGCTCACGAACCAGCAGAAGCTGGCCCTCTCCCGCAATCCGCACGGTTCCATCCAGGCGCTCTTCGACGACTGCGCGACGGCGGCCGCCGACCGGCTGATCGCCGCACACGGCGGTCCGGCCTGGGACGAGGCGTCGTTCCGGAAGCTGTACGACAAGGTGCGCGCCGATCTGGTGGACCTGACCGTCCGCACGATCGGCCAGGTCCAGCAGATCCTGGCGGCCTGGCAGGCCTGCGAGCGCCGGCTGAAGTCCACCAACAGCCTGGTCCTGATCAACAACGTCACGGACGTACGGGACCACCTCGCCCGGCTCGTGCCGTCCGGGTTCGTCACCCTGACCGGGCTGCGCAGGCTGCCCGACCTGATGCGCTACCTGGTCGCCGAGGACCGCCGGCTCCAGCAGATGCCGACGAACGTCCAGCGCGACACCACGCGCATGGAGAAGGTCCACGAGATGCAGGACGAGTACGCCTGGCTGCTGGAGCAACTGCCGCAGGGCAGGCCCGTTCCGCAGGAGGTCCTGGACATCCGGTGGATGATCGAGGAGCTGCGGGTCAGCTACTTCGCGCACGCCCTGGGCACCGCGTTCCCCGTCTCCGACAAGCGGATCGTGAAGGCGATCGACGCCGCCGCCCCGTAG
- a CDS encoding DsbA family protein, with the protein MPTSMPKPSPKPSSSGKPSPRRPQPRTTGRKPLIYGAAVVVAAALLGYVSYRATAPDSPASSPSSAADVTADPGEGVYPELAKLARRDAGDKLALGRADAPVVLIEYADFKCGYCAKFARDTEPALVKKYVDNGTLRIEWRNFPIFGAESEAAARASWAAGQQNRFWEFHRAAYADGVKEKGFGKGRLKALAHQAGVPDLDRFLRDTDGTAAAAAVSRDQEQGYGIGATSTPSFLINGRPIAGAQPAETFTQAIEQAADRAKNLGSAGQDTKGSAGPEDAEGAQGTASPHGSAK; encoded by the coding sequence ATGCCCACGTCCATGCCCAAGCCGTCCCCGAAGCCGTCGTCGTCGGGCAAGCCGTCGCCCCGCCGGCCGCAGCCCCGCACGACCGGCCGCAAGCCGCTGATCTACGGCGCCGCGGTCGTCGTCGCGGCAGCGCTGCTCGGTTACGTGTCCTACCGGGCCACCGCCCCCGATTCCCCTGCCTCCTCCCCGTCCTCAGCGGCCGATGTCACCGCGGACCCGGGCGAGGGCGTCTACCCGGAGCTGGCGAAGCTGGCCCGGCGCGACGCCGGCGACAAGCTGGCGCTGGGCCGGGCGGACGCACCCGTCGTCCTCATCGAGTACGCCGACTTCAAGTGCGGCTACTGCGCGAAGTTCGCCCGGGACACCGAACCCGCCCTGGTGAAGAAGTACGTCGACAACGGCACCCTGCGCATCGAGTGGCGCAACTTCCCGATCTTCGGCGCCGAGTCCGAGGCCGCCGCACGCGCCTCCTGGGCCGCCGGGCAGCAGAACCGCTTCTGGGAGTTCCACCGTGCCGCGTACGCCGACGGAGTCAAGGAGAAGGGGTTCGGAAAGGGCCGGCTGAAGGCCCTCGCCCACCAGGCCGGGGTGCCCGACCTCGACCGCTTCCTCCGCGACACGGACGGCACAGCGGCCGCGGCAGCCGTGAGCAGGGACCAGGAGCAGGGGTACGGAATCGGCGCGACGTCCACGCCGTCCTTCCTGATCAACGGCCGCCCGATCGCCGGGGCGCAGCCGGCGGAGACCTTCACCCAGGCCATCGAGCAGGCGGCCGACCGGGCGAAGAACCTGGGCAGCGCGGGCCAGGACACCAAGGGCTCCGCCGGTCCGGAGGACGCAGAAGGCGCCCAGGGAACCGCGTCCCCCCACGGGTCCGCGAAGTGA
- a CDS encoding cytochrome c biogenesis CcdA family protein, with protein MTADIGYFAAFLGGLLALLSPCSALLLPAFFAYSIDSASRLLARTGIFYAGLATTLVPLGAAGSYAGRLFYGHRDALVLGAGWLIIGLGVAQIIGLGFASRRISELSGRIRPTTALSVYALGAVYGLAGFCAGPILGSVLTVAAVSGSAAYGGLLLAVYALGMAVPLFLLALLWERFDLGRRAWLRGRALRLGRFELHTTTLLSGLFFIGLGALFLAYDGTTALPGLLNVDQSFAVEQWARGIGERVPDGVLLVAVVGVVLLVLAARSGRRRGRTGVDGTNTAEREGA; from the coding sequence GTGACGGCGGACATCGGCTACTTCGCCGCGTTCCTCGGCGGGCTGCTGGCCCTGCTCAGTCCGTGCAGCGCCCTGCTGCTCCCCGCCTTCTTCGCGTACTCCATCGACTCCGCCTCCCGGCTGCTCGCCCGGACCGGGATCTTCTACGCGGGCCTCGCCACCACCCTCGTCCCGCTCGGCGCCGCAGGCTCGTACGCCGGAAGGCTCTTCTACGGACATCGCGACGCCCTCGTCCTCGGCGCGGGCTGGCTGATCATCGGGCTCGGCGTCGCCCAGATCATCGGTCTGGGCTTCGCCTCCCGCCGGATCTCCGAGCTGAGCGGCCGGATCCGCCCCACGACCGCGCTGTCCGTCTACGCGCTCGGTGCCGTCTACGGCCTCGCCGGTTTCTGCGCGGGACCGATCCTCGGCAGCGTCCTCACCGTCGCGGCCGTCAGCGGCAGCGCGGCGTACGGAGGGCTGCTGCTCGCCGTGTACGCACTGGGCATGGCGGTGCCGCTGTTCCTGCTCGCGCTGCTCTGGGAGCGGTTCGATCTGGGCCGGCGGGCGTGGCTCCGCGGACGTGCCCTGCGGCTCGGCCGCTTCGAGCTGCACACCACGACGCTGCTGTCGGGCCTCTTCTTCATCGGCCTCGGCGCGCTGTTCCTCGCGTACGACGGGACGACGGCGTTGCCCGGGCTGCTGAACGTGGACCAGTCGTTCGCCGTCGAGCAGTGGGCCCGGGGCATCGGCGAGCGTGTGCCGGACGGGGTGCTGCTGGTGGCGGTGGTGGGTGTGGTGCTGCTGGTCCTCGCGGCGCGGTCCGGGCGGCGCCGGGGCCGCACCGGCGTGGACGGCACGAACACCGCCGAGCGGGAGGGCGCCTGA
- a CDS encoding metallophosphoesterase family protein, which yields MARDPFRAAAARVRHLIRLRPRPRSAGRSGRRPRTGGLPGAVPHPFARALGLVAVVLFGAWLGLLVVGSVRAPVGPMDTTMTLRPSLSGGTKINVSPLGALELDSHRAPVRLDVDIDRLDPVRSEALVQHPERLAGLETEVGDDVGAGARELAVRSCVAVVSGATALGLAVYRRPRRALAAGGLALALLTASGVGAYATWNPESVLEPKFSGLLSSAPSVVGDARSIVTDFDVYQQELARLVTNVTKLYDATSTLPVYSPDPATLRVLHVSDIHLNPAAWHIIGSLVEQYDIDVIIDSGDTMDHGAAVENSFLDPISDLGAPYVWVRGNHDSKVTQQYLEKNKRFKNVHVLDGGRAVTVGGLRVAGIGDPQFTPDRTGPEQAEGVERSAGLRLAAALRDQRRAGTPADIAVAHEPEAVRQTDGLVPLALAGHVHHRQNEVMKGGTRLMVEGSTGGGGLRAVQNEKPEQVLASVLYLDRSTRRLQAWDEITLGGLGLTTAEVSRHLPKKSEPDATPSPIRFG from the coding sequence ATGGCCCGCGACCCGTTCCGTGCCGCAGCAGCCCGTGTCCGGCACCTCATCCGCCTCCGCCCACGACCGCGCTCCGCCGGACGGTCCGGCCGCCGCCCCCGTACCGGCGGCCTTCCCGGCGCGGTACCGCATCCGTTCGCCCGCGCGCTCGGCCTGGTCGCCGTCGTGCTGTTCGGCGCCTGGCTGGGGCTGCTGGTCGTCGGCAGCGTCCGCGCGCCCGTCGGCCCGATGGACACGACCATGACCCTGCGGCCCTCCCTCAGCGGCGGCACCAAGATCAACGTGTCCCCGCTCGGCGCCCTGGAGCTCGACTCGCACCGCGCCCCGGTCCGGCTCGACGTCGACATCGACCGCCTCGACCCGGTCCGCTCCGAGGCCCTGGTCCAGCACCCCGAACGGCTCGCCGGCCTGGAGACCGAGGTCGGTGACGACGTCGGCGCCGGGGCCCGCGAGCTCGCCGTGCGCTCCTGCGTGGCGGTCGTCTCCGGAGCCACCGCACTCGGCCTCGCCGTCTACCGCAGGCCCCGGCGCGCCCTGGCCGCCGGAGGGCTCGCGCTCGCACTGCTGACCGCGTCGGGCGTGGGGGCGTACGCCACCTGGAACCCGGAGTCGGTCCTGGAGCCGAAGTTCTCCGGGCTGCTGTCCAGCGCCCCCTCCGTCGTCGGCGACGCCCGCTCGATCGTCACCGACTTCGACGTCTACCAGCAGGAACTCGCCCGCCTGGTCACCAACGTCACCAAGCTGTACGACGCCACCTCGACGCTCCCCGTGTACAGCCCGGACCCCGCCACGCTCCGCGTCCTGCACGTCTCCGACATCCACCTCAACCCCGCGGCGTGGCACATCATCGGATCGCTCGTCGAGCAGTACGACATCGACGTGATCATCGACTCCGGCGACACGATGGATCACGGGGCGGCCGTGGAGAACAGCTTCCTCGACCCGATCAGCGACCTGGGCGCGCCCTATGTCTGGGTCCGCGGCAACCACGACTCGAAGGTGACGCAGCAGTACCTGGAGAAGAACAAGCGCTTCAAGAACGTGCACGTGCTGGACGGGGGCCGCGCGGTGACCGTCGGCGGGCTGCGGGTCGCCGGCATCGGCGACCCGCAGTTCACCCCGGACCGCACGGGGCCCGAGCAGGCGGAGGGGGTCGAGCGGTCGGCCGGTCTGCGGCTCGCCGCCGCGCTGCGCGATCAGCGGCGGGCGGGCACTCCGGCGGACATCGCCGTCGCCCACGAGCCGGAGGCGGTCAGGCAGACGGACGGGCTGGTCCCCCTCGCGCTGGCCGGCCATGTCCACCACCGGCAGAACGAGGTCATGAAGGGCGGCACCCGGCTGATGGTCGAGGGCTCCACGGGCGGCGGCGGCCTGCGTGCCGTACAGAACGAGAAGCCGGAACAGGTGCTCGCGTCGGTGCTCTATCTGGACCGCTCCACCCGCCGTCTGCAGGCCTGGGACGAGATCACCCTGGGCGGCCTCGGCCTGACGACCGCCGAGGTCAGCCGCCACCTGCCCAAGAAGAGCGAACCCGACGCGACGCCGTCCCCTATTCGGTTTGGCTGA
- a CDS encoding metallopeptidase family protein: protein MLEMTREAFEELVGEALDRIPPELTRLMDNVAVFVEDEPESDDPELLGLYEGTPLTERGEWYAGVLPDRITIYRGPTLRMCESREDVVAETEITVVHEIAHHFGIDDERLHALGYG, encoded by the coding sequence GTGCTGGAGATGACGCGAGAAGCGTTCGAGGAACTGGTCGGTGAGGCGCTCGACCGGATTCCACCGGAGCTCACCCGGCTGATGGACAACGTCGCGGTGTTCGTCGAGGACGAACCCGAATCAGATGATCCGGAACTGCTGGGGCTCTACGAGGGCACGCCGCTGACCGAGCGCGGTGAGTGGTACGCGGGCGTGCTGCCGGACCGGATCACCATCTACCGGGGGCCGACGCTGCGGATGTGCGAGTCGCGCGAGGACGTGGTGGCCGAGACGGAGATCACGGTCGTGCACGAGATCGCCCACCACTTCGGCATCGACGACGAGAGGCTGCACGCGCTCGGCTACGGGTGA
- a CDS encoding DEAD/DEAH box helicase, with product MPENVENNVESAELIEAAEAVVAEVAETVEVADSVETDAPRADSAEQADTDAADEADAEPTITFAELGLPEGIVRKLAQNGVTAPFPIQAATIPDALAGKDILGRGRTGSGKTLSFGLPTLTALAGGHTEKKKPRAIILTPTRELAMQVADALQPYGDVLGLKMKVVCGGTSMGNQIYALERGVDVLVATPGRLRDIINRGACSLENVQVAVLDEADQMSDLGFLPEVTELLDQIPGGGQRMLFSATMENEIGTLVKRYLSNPVTHEVDSAQGNVSTMSHHVLVVKPKDKAPVTSAIAARKGRTIIFVRTQLGADRIAEQLIEAGVKADALHGGMTQGARTRVLEDFKKGFVNALVATDVAARGIHVDGIDLVLNVDPAGDHKDYLHRSGRTARAGKSGVVVSLALPHQRRQIFRLMEDAGVDASRHIVQGAGVFEPEVAEITGARSLTEVQADSANNAAKQAEREAADLTKQLERIQRRAVELREEADRLVARAARERGDDPEAAVAEVAAEAEAALLAATSVPEQPAARDERRDDRGNYGRRDDRGGDRGGYRGGNDRTGERSGRPAGSNGYRGSSDRPSFRGSNDRREDRPVGGGFRSGGGDRRDDRGGRSFERRDNDRPSFNRDRRDERPSGGFRSGGGDRRDDRGGRSFERRDNDRPSFNRDNDRPSFNRDRRDDRPSGGFRSGGSDRPFNRDRRDDRPAGGFRSGGSDRPTGRRDDHRGGTGTGTGTGTFGRRDDKPRWKRNG from the coding sequence ATGCCCGAGAACGTCGAGAACAACGTCGAGAGCGCCGAGCTCATCGAGGCCGCAGAGGCCGTTGTCGCCGAGGTCGCGGAGACCGTAGAGGTCGCCGACTCCGTCGAGACCGACGCCCCCCGGGCCGACTCCGCCGAGCAGGCCGACACCGACGCCGCCGACGAGGCGGACGCCGAGCCGACCATCACGTTCGCCGAGCTGGGCCTGCCCGAGGGCATCGTCCGCAAGCTCGCGCAGAACGGTGTGACCGCGCCCTTCCCGATCCAGGCCGCGACCATCCCGGACGCCCTGGCCGGCAAGGACATCCTGGGCCGTGGCCGTACCGGCTCCGGCAAGACCCTCTCCTTCGGTCTGCCGACCCTGACCGCGCTGGCCGGTGGGCACACCGAGAAGAAGAAGCCCCGCGCGATCATCCTCACTCCCACCCGTGAGCTCGCGATGCAGGTCGCGGACGCACTGCAGCCCTACGGCGACGTGCTCGGCCTGAAGATGAAGGTCGTCTGCGGCGGTACGTCGATGGGCAACCAGATCTACGCGCTGGAGCGCGGTGTCGACGTCCTCGTCGCCACCCCGGGCCGCCTGCGCGACATCATCAACCGGGGCGCCTGCTCCCTGGAGAACGTCCAGGTCGCCGTCCTCGACGAGGCCGACCAGATGTCCGACCTGGGCTTCCTGCCCGAGGTCACCGAGCTGCTCGACCAGATCCCCGGTGGCGGCCAGCGCATGCTCTTCTCCGCCACCATGGAGAACGAGATCGGCACGCTGGTCAAGCGTTACCTGAGCAACCCGGTCACCCACGAGGTCGACTCCGCCCAGGGCAACGTCTCCACGATGTCGCACCACGTCCTGGTCGTGAAGCCGAAGGACAAGGCGCCGGTCACCTCCGCCATCGCCGCCCGCAAGGGCCGCACGATCATCTTCGTCCGCACCCAGCTGGGCGCCGACCGCATCGCCGAGCAGCTCATCGAGGCCGGCGTCAAGGCGGACGCCCTGCACGGCGGCATGACCCAGGGCGCCCGTACGCGCGTTCTCGAGGACTTCAAGAAGGGCTTCGTCAACGCGCTCGTCGCGACCGACGTCGCCGCGCGCGGTATCCACGTCGACGGCATCGACCTGGTCCTGAACGTGGACCCGGCCGGTGACCACAAGGACTACCTGCACCGCTCGGGCCGTACCGCCCGTGCCGGCAAGTCCGGTGTCGTCGTCTCCCTGGCGCTGCCGCACCAGCGCCGCCAGATCTTCCGCCTGATGGAGGACGCGGGCGTCGACGCCTCGCGCCACATCGTCCAGGGCGCGGGCGTCTTCGAGCCGGAGGTCGCCGAGATCACCGGCGCCCGTTCGCTCACCGAGGTCCAGGCCGACTCCGCGAACAACGCCGCCAAGCAGGCCGAGCGCGAGGCCGCCGACCTGACCAAGCAGCTGGAGCGCATCCAGCGCCGTGCCGTGGAGCTGCGCGAGGAGGCAGACCGCCTGGTCGCCCGCGCCGCACGTGAGCGGGGCGACGACCCCGAGGCAGCGGTGGCCGAGGTCGCCGCCGAGGCGGAGGCCGCACTGCTGGCCGCCACCTCCGTGCCGGAGCAGCCCGCAGCGCGCGATGAGCGTCGCGACGACCGCGGCAACTACGGGCGTCGCGACGACCGTGGCGGCGACCGCGGTGGTTACCGGGGCGGCAACGACCGTACCGGCGAGCGCAGCGGCCGTCCGGCCGGCAGCAACGGTTACCGCGGCAGCAGCGACCGTCCGTCGTTCCGCGGCAGCAACGACCGTCGTGAGGACCGCCCGGTGGGCGGTGGCTTCCGCTCCGGTGGCGGCGACCGTCGTGACGACCGTGGCGGCCGCTCCTTCGAGCGTCGTGACAACGACCGCCCGTCGTTCAACCGCGACCGTCGTGACGAGCGTCCCTCGGGCGGTTTCCGCTCCGGTGGCGGCGACCGTCGTGACGACCGTGGCGGCCGCTCCTTCGAGCGTCGTGACAACGACCGCCCGTCGTTCAACCGCGACAACGACCGCCCGTCGTTCAACCGCGACCGTCGTGACGACCGCCCCTCCGGTGGTTTCCGCTCCGGTGGCAGCGACCGCCCGTTCAACCGCGACCGTCGTGACGACCGCCCGGCGGGCGGCTTCCGCTCCGGCGGCAGCGACCGCCCGACCGGCCGCCGCGACGACCACCGCGGTGGCACCGGCACGGGGACCGGCACCGGTACCTTCGGCCGCCGCGACGACAAGCCGCGCTGGAAGCGCAACGGCTGA